Part of the Bacteroidota bacterium genome is shown below.
AAATTCAACACACCTGTACAGCGGTTGCGGTACTTTTTATATCGCTATTTCCTTTGCATGCAGTGAGCCATGCCCAGGATGCGCAGCGCTCGTTTTCCCATACCATCCAACTCGCCATGGTACAGGTACCTGGTGGCACATTCAGTATGGGCAACACAGGAGCAGCCAACGGAGAACGCGCGGAAACGCCGGTGCAGGATGTAAACGTTGCCCCTTTTGCCCTGGGTATCTTTGAAGTAACGCAGGCTCAGTTTGAAGCCATAATGGGTTACAATCCGAGCTACAACCGCGCACAGAATAAACCGGTAGAACAAATCTCCTGGTATGATGCAGTACGGTTTTGCAATCGGCTGTCACGTCTTGACGGGTTTGAGCCGGCCTATCAAATAGATCCGGTTACAGGCTACACACGCATTGCGGACACCGACGGGTACCGATTGCCAACAGAGGCAGAGTGGGAATATGCCGCCCGTGCCGGGACAACAACAGATACTTTTGCCGGCAATTTAACTGTGCAGGAAGGCCAGGATGAAGTGCTGGATGAAATTGCGTGGTATTACACGGGTCACTCGGAAGGGTACACACGGGCAGTCGGAGGCAAATCGCCCAGTCCATTGGGACTTTACGACATGCTGGGCAATGTATGGGAATGGACTGACAGCTGGTTTGCAAATTATGACGACAAAACAGCTCCCAGGCAATTAAAAACACTCAGGGGTGGCGCCATGGACGCCTGGCCCTTTGCCAACCGCAGCAGTTATCGGTACCGGCTGCATCCGAGCTATACAAGCTACAACATAGGCTTCCGCATCGCTCGATCCTTACAGGATTAGTACACTGAATACGACGCATCAACCTTTGTTTTTATGACTGACAATTTCCAAGTGTTGTGACAGATTTTATAGATCTCGTGTATTACCTGGTGGTCTCCCTGTTACTGACGCATGAATTAGATGCGGTACACAAGCATGAGTGGCGCCTGCTTTTCTATCTCCGCAACCTGGAGGAGTCGGCAGCAAGGCAAGCCTTCATTTTGCTCCATATTCCCTTACTCGTATTATTACTATGGTTGAGCACACACAGCCAGGAAACCGTTCGATTTGCAACAGTAGTTGGCATTGATGTATTCGCGATAATTCATGCCGGACTCCATGCGCGCCTCTCCGGCCATCCTGCCTACGCCTTTCATCCAACATACTCGAAGCTGCTGATTTATGGCGCAGCAGTTTTTTCGGCGATTCATATGGCGCTGTTAACTTTTACGCTTTACTCTTAAGAAGACTATGGCAATTAAGCGAATCTGGCACGGGTGGACAACACTCGAAAATGCCGACGCGTATAGCACGGTACTGCATGACGTCGTCATTCCAGGCATCGTAGCGAAGCAGATTCCGGGCTATGCCGGCATCGAGGTACTCCGGCAAGATCATGAAACAGAAACCGAGTTCATCACGATCCTAACATTTCAATCATTACAAAATGTGATTGACTTTCAGGGTGAAGACTATACACGTGCCTACATTCCAGAAGAAGCACAACGTGTGCTGAAACGATGGGATCAACATGCATCACACTACCAGGTTGTATCAACCAATCTTTAGATGACCAAGAAAGCGCTCCTTTTACCATTTCATCCAACTATTCTTACGTGTGTTCTGATCTTTGCACTGCCTGCAATAGCCAGTGCAGCAGGGTACTCGCAGCAAGACCAAACTTTCACCGGCGCCATTCCCCATACCAAGACCTTCCCGGGAATCTTCCCTGCACCCTATCCCTATGCAAACGCTGAAGATGTAGGTCTGGACACAGAGACCTTACAAGCTCTCAGCGACACTACACTAAAATGGATATCAGAAGACCAAATTGTTGGTGCTGAGCTGCTTGTCATCAAAGATGGGCATATCATCCTCCATGAAGCAATGGGCTGGAGTGATCGAGAAGCAAACATTCCGCTGTCACGGAATACCATTTATCGGTTGCGTTCGATGACCAAGCCGTTTACGGGCGCTGCAGCACTCCTGCTAATTCAAGACGGCCAGCTCTCTTTAATATCAAAAGCCGCTGCATTTTTGCCTGCCTGGAAAAATAAAAAGTCAGCACAAATAACTATTAAACAGTTACTCACACACACCAGCGGATTTGAGCAAGGGGGGACACCAAAGCCGGCATCTCAATACCCTGATCTCGCTTCTGTTACACGCGAGAGTGGGCGCCTGGGACCTCAGCATACACCCGGCGATAAGTTTATTTACAGCGATATCAACTCTTTTGCATTGGGATCGATCGTTGCAAAACGCGCTGGCAAATCGCTGGAAGCATACATCCAGCAGCACTTGCTTGACCCTCTTCAGCTTCAAGACACTTACATAGGCTATACAAAAGGAGCGGCCTGGGCATCGCGGGTGAATCCAACATACGAGAAAAACGAAGATGGAGAATGGGTGCAATATTGGACGCCTGAAGAAGCACAGGTTTTCCCTTATTTCAGGGCTTCTGGAGGCATCCTTTCAACAGCATTTGATTATGCCCGCTGGCTAGATATCTGGGCTAACAACACGGTATTGCTACCTGCTACAAATTTAGCTGAAGGACGATTGTTATCGGAAGATCTGGTGAGGGAAGCACTCAAATCACACGGTCGTGATGCCTACGCGGATTACGGGTTTCATTGGGAAATATACCAGACGCATCCCCTTATATTTGGTCATGCAGGATCAGATGGCACATTGGCTGTGGCAATCCCCTCAGAGCAAATCCTGTTGCTCTACTTCACCCAATCGAGAAGGAACGGTACAACCCAAAAATGGCTTAGACTGGCACAAAAGGCAATGGGGATAGACTAACCTTCAACTGGGCATAGCAGTGCAAAACAAAACGGCATGTGACGGGGCCGGCAGTAACTTTGTAGCAATTGCCTTGCACTGATCCACTGTGTCCTGTAGTTTTAAGGGGCATGTGGCCCGCCCCCAATTCCGGTATATACGCTTATCAAAACCGTCGACTCATGAAACCAGTTCACATTATACGTCGCATTGACGCACCGCTCGACGAGGTCTTCCAAACTGTTTCAGACGTGCGTAATTTCAGTGAGGCTGTACCTCATATCGCAAAGGTGGAATTCCTGACGGAGCAGAAAGTCGGTAAAGGCACCCGGTTCCTTGAAACGCGCTCGATGAATGGCCGCGAGCAAACCATTGAACTTGAGGTTGCAGATTTCATAGAGAATGATCGTGTACGCATGATCTCAGACGTGGGTGGCACTGTTTGGGACACGATGTTTACCGTTTCAAGTGATGCAGGCAAAGTTATGCTTGAAATGAAAATGGATATCAAACCACACAAGCTGCTCGCCAAACTAATGACCCCACTCATCCGCGGGATGGTGGTTAAAGGCGTAGTGGCAGACATGGATGCAGTCAAAGCTTATTGTGAATCCAAACACGCACATGCAGGATAATTATTTTGTACGCAATTGCGCATGCATGCTTGTGGTCATCTTTTTGATCACGTCGTGCACAACGGTATCACCGCCTTCTGCACCTGCAGGGTCATTCCAGGCGCAAAAAGGCAACCTTCCCTGGCCGGCGCAAGGCGATATTATTGAGCCGTATGGTACGGTGGTCAATCCAACTTACGGTACCGAAGCCATTAACCCGGGCATCCTTATTTCTACAGTGAGCACTACTGTGGTGAGCGCGGTGCATGGCGGTAAAGTGGAGTCC
Proteins encoded:
- a CDS encoding formylglycine-generating enzyme family protein translates to MYIAALRRLTIQHAAFGTNPESMQIQHTCTAVAVLFISLFPLHAVSHAQDAQRSFSHTIQLAMVQVPGGTFSMGNTGAANGERAETPVQDVNVAPFALGIFEVTQAQFEAIMGYNPSYNRAQNKPVEQISWYDAVRFCNRLSRLDGFEPAYQIDPVTGYTRIADTDGYRLPTEAEWEYAARAGTTTDTFAGNLTVQEGQDEVLDEIAWYYTGHSEGYTRAVGGKSPSPLGLYDMLGNVWEWTDSWFANYDDKTAPRQLKTLRGGAMDAWPFANRSSYRYRLHPSYTSYNIGFRIARSLQD
- a CDS encoding DUF6713 family protein, with amino-acid sequence MTDFIDLVYYLVVSLLLTHELDAVHKHEWRLLFYLRNLEESAARQAFILLHIPLLVLLLWLSTHSQETVRFATVVGIDVFAIIHAGLHARLSGHPAYAFHPTYSKLLIYGAAVFSAIHMALLTFTLYS
- a CDS encoding antibiotic biosynthesis monooxygenase translates to MAIKRIWHGWTTLENADAYSTVLHDVVIPGIVAKQIPGYAGIEVLRQDHETETEFITILTFQSLQNVIDFQGEDYTRAYIPEEAQRVLKRWDQHASHYQVVSTNL
- a CDS encoding serine hydrolase domain-containing protein, with the protein product MTKKALLLPFHPTILTCVLIFALPAIASAAGYSQQDQTFTGAIPHTKTFPGIFPAPYPYANAEDVGLDTETLQALSDTTLKWISEDQIVGAELLVIKDGHIILHEAMGWSDREANIPLSRNTIYRLRSMTKPFTGAAALLLIQDGQLSLISKAAAFLPAWKNKKSAQITIKQLLTHTSGFEQGGTPKPASQYPDLASVTRESGRLGPQHTPGDKFIYSDINSFALGSIVAKRAGKSLEAYIQQHLLDPLQLQDTYIGYTKGAAWASRVNPTYEKNEDGEWVQYWTPEEAQVFPYFRASGGILSTAFDYARWLDIWANNTVLLPATNLAEGRLLSEDLVREALKSHGRDAYADYGFHWEIYQTHPLIFGHAGSDGTLAVAIPSEQILLLYFTQSRRNGTTQKWLRLAQKAMGID
- a CDS encoding SRPBCC family protein, whose product is MKPVHIIRRIDAPLDEVFQTVSDVRNFSEAVPHIAKVEFLTEQKVGKGTRFLETRSMNGREQTIELEVADFIENDRVRMISDVGGTVWDTMFTVSSDAGKVMLEMKMDIKPHKLLAKLMTPLIRGMVVKGVVADMDAVKAYCESKHAHAG
- a CDS encoding peptidoglycan DD-metalloendopeptidase family protein yields the protein MQDNYFVRNCACMLVVIFLITSCTTVSPPSAPAGSFQAQKGNLPWPAQGDIIEPYGTVVNPTYGTEAINPGILISTVSTTVVSAVHGGKVESIYVMPEYGNLITISHGEYTTVYGNLSEMYVNEGVTVEAGQYIASAGSQLEPKGEAIFFAIFQQGQEMDPALWLRKQ